In one window of Macadamia integrifolia cultivar HAES 741 chromosome 2, SCU_Mint_v3, whole genome shotgun sequence DNA:
- the LOC122072266 gene encoding nifU-like protein 1, chloroplastic, with product MGVLAGAIGLTVDPAFLPVKPCACTSHLRRTTSSSLDSSRVPEVHPHGGAVVMVATHRWAFFNFSNALNASRPWKGKIRASGSPGLYSAEIFELTAENVNLVLEDVRPYLIADGGNVDVVSVQDGVISLKLQGACGSCPSSTTTMKMGIERVLKEKFGEAVKDICQVSDDQQSETTVETVNGHLDILRPAIKSYGGSVEVLSIQEGDCYVRYAGPESIGSGIKAAIKERFPDIVNVVLGD from the exons ATGGGGGTTTTGGCAGGCGCGATTGGCCTCACCGTTGACCCGGCGTTTCTCCCCGTGAAACCCTGTGCTTGTACATCCCACCTCCGGCGTACAACCTCATCCTCCTTGGATTCTTCTAGAGTACCTGAAGTACATCCACATGGAGGAGCGGTGGTAATGGTCGCCACCCATAGATGGGCATTCTTCAATTTCAGTAACGCCCTAAACGCTTCCAGGCCTTGGAAAGGGAAAATTAGGGCCAGTGGTTCTCCTGGTCTCTACTCTGCTGAAATCTTTGAGCTCACAGCAGAGAACGTGAACTTGGTCCTCGAGGATGTTCGACCTTATCTTATTGCCGATGGAGGAAACGTCGATGTTGTTTCCGTACAAGATGGAGTCATCTCTCTCAAGCTTCAAG GAGCATGTGGGAGCTGTCCTAGCTCAACAACCACCATGAAGATGGGAATAGAACGAGTGTTAAAGGAGAAATTTGGAGAAGCAGTCAAAGATATTTGCCAGGTCTCTGATGACCAGCAGAGTGAGACAACCGTTGAG ACGGTGAATGGTCATCTTGATATACTAAGACCAGCCATTAAGAGTTATGGTGGGAGTGTTGAAGTACTATCCATTCAGGAAGGAGATTGCTATGTACGATATGCGGGGCCCGAGTCAATTGGATCAGGAATCAAAGCAGCCATCAAAGAGAGATTCCCGGACATTGTGAATGTTGTTTTGGGCGACTAA
- the LOC122058076 gene encoding protein AGENET DOMAIN (AGD)-CONTAINING P1, with translation MEREIFDKGTEVEAFFDDPALRGAWFTATVVRAPGRDETILLEFHTLLAEGKRKKRLQERLKVVNVRPAPPREVYRTFEKDEEVDAFYDDGWWEGVITKVHGNDRFSVYFKCSKEQHIFHASALRLSREWVDDGWDPALEEVDQPVLPEPEECNVPKPEHSSKKRSSKSKNVLSKPEGSNVLKPEGPSKTRSSKSKVKFDKSVLSKPEGSNVLKQKGSSKKHSTTLKVKFEERAQVEISSDDQGYVGAWFVATYVKRVGNNHLVEHKHFFTEDDGTELLKEEVDAQHIRPLPPEILVDDSFKRLEEVDAWYNDSWWVGAISKVLGNSKYVVYFRNTKEEMVFEHSKLRHHQDWIGGEWVRASQDLTL, from the exons ATGGAGAGGGAGATTTTCGACAAGGGAACAGAGGTCGAAGCTTTCTTCGACGACCCGGCCTTAAGGGGTGCATGGTTTACGGCTACCGTCGTCCGAGCGCCGGGAAGGGACGAGACGATACTTCTTGAGTTCCATACTTTACTGGCCGAAGGAAAACGCAAGAAGCGGTTGCAAGAGAGGCTTAAAGTTGTCAATGTAAGGCCTGCACCTCCTCGTGAAGTATATCGGACATTCGAGAAGGATGAAGAGGTCGATGCCTTTTACGATGATGGGTGGTGGGAAGGAGTGATCACAAAGGTTCATGGGAACGATAGGTTTTCTGTTTACTTCAAGTGTAGCAAGGAACAACACATTTTCCATGCATCTGCCCTGCGTCTCAGTCGTGAGTGGGTTGATGATGGTTGGGATCCTGCTCTTGAAGAAGTCGACCAG CCTGTCTTACCGGAACCAGAGGAGTGTAACGTGCCAAAACCGGAGCATTCATCAAAAAAGCGTTCATCAAAGTCGAAG AACGTCTTGTCGAAACCAGAGGGGAGTAATGTGCTAAAACCGGAGGGTCCATCAAAAACGCGTTCATCAAAATCGAAGGTGAAGTTTGACAAG AGTGTCTTGTCGAAACCAGAGGGAAGTAATGTGCTGAAACAGAAGGGTTCATCAAAAAAGCATTCAACAACGTTGAAGGtgaagtttgaagagagagcaCAGGTGGAGATCAGCAGTGATGACCAAGGTTATGTTGGTGCTTGGTTTGTTGCAACCTATGTCAAAAGAGTAGGGAACAATCACTTGGTTGAGCATAAGCACTTCTTCACAGAGGATGATGGGACTGAGCTCTTAAAAGAAGAGGTGGATGCTCAGCACATCAGGCCTCTTCCTCCTGAGATTCTGGTGGATGATAGTTTCAAACGTCTCGAAGAAGTCGATGCTTGGTACAATGATTCTTGGTGGGTGGGTGCAATCTCCAAAGTTCTTGGCAATTCAAAGTACGTGGTCTACTTCAGGAACACGAAAGAAGAAATGGTGTTTGAGCATTCTAAATTGAGGCATCATCAGGATTGGATTGGTGGCGAATGGGTTAGAGCTTCCCAG GATTTAACTTTGTGA
- the LOC122093969 gene encoding F-box protein At5g49610, translated as MSYGASFSSIDGGRYNSHLRGSFALERKNWKSHPRFFTRLLSSKYFIQIYNEVSSKNPMVLVEVIKSFYTKSSFICVDRLMGVSEFSLDFLNDRVKVRASCNGLLCCASIPNKGVYYVCNPMTREYKLLPRTRERPMTRFHPDDEATLVGLAFNVTTMKFNVVLAGFYRPFGRRPLDSFISLVFDSETNTWRRSVSSRSDEFTHMNKNQVVFASGSLHWLTSSCLYILVLDLDNELWGKIPLPAEVIGQGEGGSRVHLLELGGSLSVIQISEAWMSIWVLKNYEREEWCMVDKVSLRCIKGLVASVFPISQTEEFMLMATQKQILLYHRNSRVWKEMYSVKNAYTYPLWFSAHAFQSTLFSCHKGEE; from the exons ATGTCTTATGGAGCTTCTTTCTCCTCCATTGATGGTGGGCGTTACAACTCTCATCTGAGAGGGTCCTTTGCTTTAGAACGCAAAAATTGGAAATCCCACCCGAGATTCTTCACCAG ATTGCTCTCTAGCAAGTACTTTATTCAAATCTACAATGAAGTGTCATCCAAGAACCCGATGGTGTTGGTAGAGGTAATTAAATCCTTCTATACCAAATCCAGTTTTATCTGTGTAGATAGACTAATGGGTGTCTCCGAGTTTTCTCTGGATTTCTTGAATGATAGAGTGAAAGTTAGAGCTTCTTGTAATGGATTATTGTGTTGCGCTAGCATACCCAATAAGGGTGTATATTACGTCTGCAATCCAATGACTCGAGAGTACAAGCTTCTCCCCAGGACCAGAGAAAGGCCCATGACTCGGTTCCATCCTGACGATGAAGCTACCCTTGTAGGTTTGGCGTTTAATGTAACCACCATGAAATTTAACGTCGTCTTAGCTGGTTTTTACCGTCCTTTCGGACGTAGGCCGCTTGATTCTTTCATCAGCCTTGTTTTTGATTCGGAGACCAACACATGGAGGAGATCTGTTTCTTCAAGATCTGATGAATTCACTCATATGAACAAGAACCAAGTTGTATTCGCTAGTGGGTCTCTCCACTGGTTGACGTCCAGCTGCTTGTATATCCTTGTGCTTGATTTGGATAATGAGTTATGGGGGAAGATCCCATTGCCAGCTGAAGTAATCGGTCAAGGTGAGGGTGGAAGTAGAGTTCATTTGTTGGAGTTGGGTGGTTCCTTGTCTGTAATTCAGATTTCAGAAGCTTGGATGAGTATATGGGTTTTGAAGAACTATGAGAGAGAGGAATGGTGTATGGTGGACAAAGTGAGTCTCAGATGTATAAAAGGACTTGTGGCCAGTGTTTTCCCGATTAGTCAGACCGAGGAATTCATGTTAATGGCGACTCAGAAACAGATCTTGTTATACCACAGAAATAGCAGAGTTTGGAAGGAGATGTATTCTGTGAAGAATGCTTATACTTATCCTTTGTGGTTCTCAGCCCATGCTTTCCAGAGCACACTTTTCTCTTGTCATAAAGGTGAAGAATAG